The nucleotide window CACTTGGTGGGCAGCGTTTTCCCCAGCACCTCAGTGCTACAGCCCCACAGATCGACTACCCTTCACGACTGAGATAGCGTCGAGCTTGTCAAGAGACGGAAGGTGCAAATGAGCGAAGCGCGAGCTTTACCGTCAGCCATTCGCGTGCGAgccccctacacacacacattcgcgctctgccgccgacccgctgccgccatcacctACGCCACGGCGTGGTCTTCACGAAGCTTCGTTGTACGACATTACTCCCCGAGAGGTTTACATGATTCGTCGCACGCACAGACCCCACTCACGTGTGCCTCCGCAGTGTGAAGGGAGGGTAAGGCGGGCAAGAGCAGTTCCAAGGGCGGGAGCTGGCGCCTTCAGTGAACAGTCCTTGGCAGGAGGTAGTGTTTTGCAGGACGCTTCAGGGTAGGTCTCTGGACGTTTGGCCGCTCTTTCGCTATGCTGTGTCGTAAAATGGGCGCACGTAATGGCAGCCGAAACGATGTGAGGAGAGTAGAGGgatgaggaaggggagggcaACGTGGTATTGGCGGCGAATCCGTCAGCTGAACCACGGCAGTTGCTCGGACGCATCACAGGTGGGACAGCACTACATGAGCTTTTGTGCAGGCTCGCGGGCTACCCTTGAAGGCTAACTCATCCTTACACACGTCAGACAGAGCTTTGCAACACCGCACCGGAGAAAGTTACAGAAAGGTGATGCTCGCCGTCCGCTTGGGTGTTCAGGAGTGCCGCTTCGCATTGTGGCTCCCATTCTCCGCTCACAAGGCCTCGCTGCCCAGTAAACTCATCGGTAAGGACACATATGGTTACTACTACGGGAGCGCACACAACTACCAAAGAAAAGAACCCTATCGAAAAATACGTCCACATGCGTTCAAGTgggcgagaaggaaaaaatcGAATACTGCAGAAGTGctgtgaaagagaaaagggaagagtCAATgagaacaaagaaaaagtaAGGCTCTATGATGGATAAGCAGAAAATAAAAAATGTGCAATCGGAAAATTCCTTTTCGGGCTTGCTCTACTCATGAATGGCCTCATGATGAGAAACAAGAGAAGCCGCAGAAGGGAAATAAGACCGATACACCGTGCATTCGTTTCACATGAAGCAAGCACACCATAAAAGAGCCCACGCACTCTCTCCAGGCGACCCGCCCAATCGGAAGGTCTACGTCTTACAAATGGTTTCTTCCCACTCAGTGGAAGTGAGCGCACATGGGTGGAGGATCGCCTGGAGGTAGAGGTGAGTACACGTGTGGGGAAGGTAACGAGCATAGAGATGGCACAGGAAATAACGAGCCTTGCACCATCAGgatggaaagaggggaaggagaataaaaaggagagaaggtaCTACTCGTGGTACAGCATGAGCCCAGCAATCGTGAGCCTCTTGCTCACGAACAACAAGACTTCAAGTTAAAGTCGCCAGTCGAACTTCTGAGCACAAAATAAAGAAAAGAATAGCATAAAGCTAGGGATAACAGCAATAGAATTACAGCCAACCCACTTTGGTGCTGCTAAAGAGCGCCTCAAGAAAGTTCATGAGGATAATATCACCTCGCCGCACTCACGCTCGCGGCCCCTTCAAATCGTCGCATCACTTCGGCACGACTTCGAGGTGCGAAGAAAGGGCGCAAGAAGCACAGGTCGAGCTGATGCATTAGTAAAGTAGAAGAAATGGCTACGACTAGCCCGACACCCAAATACACTTGGCAATGTGCGCTTTGGCGCGTTTGTACCGAACATCATACACCGCGACGTCGTCCCCCTCGGCCACAACATACGTGGTGCGTGGCTTGCCGCGTACCCAGCTCAGATCGAGTACGCTTCCTAGGCCCACCAGGGTCTTCGGTACCTGGGACGCCACCCAGTCTTCCATGCACTTTGTAGCATTCGCCTCAATTGCATTCACATCGAACCCCCGCTCAATCaggcgcttcgcctcctctgccaccttGAGCTCGTTCTTGTGGAAGTAGTGGACATAGTAGGGTATCGCTGGCATTCCAAAGTGCGTTATCACCGAGTTCCATGTGAGTCTGGAAGGTACTGGTCGCAGAATCTGGTGTGCCCGGGACCTCCTGTCCGCCATGTagcacacgcgccgccccgGGCACAACTGCCTCACAGCCCCGAGGTGGTCTTTCACCTGTTTCCCCACAAGCACATCTTCATACTGCATGATCAAGCTGAGGTATTCGTTGTGCAGGCTGGAATTGTACGGCTCGGTCAACAGCTTGAGCAGAAGAACATTGCTGCCATCAAATGGGTTCAGCGCAGCTTGTACGAGGCGTCGGTCCAGAATGTAGCCCACCCCGTTGCCATATATGATGTCACCGTAGTACAGCCGCCACACTCGATACAGGCAATCCTTCGTGCCATCGATGCCCAGCGTCGCCGGTATAACGTCGCCGTGCGGAATGGTCGCCATCAAGCTACGCGGTCTCCCCCACTCACCCTGTTGCGTGTAGCGTAGGTCGCTGAGGTACTGCGGTACCTTCAGGTACATGTCGTCATCGCCCTTCATCAAGTACGGCACGTCTGGGAAGGCAGTGTACGCGTAGTTTAGCCATATCACGACCTTTTGGCTCATCCCGACTTCCGTCGGAACACCCCACGAGTTAGACATGCCCATCTTCTTGTTTGTAGTCGGATGGCGGTCCGTCAACAAATCGAGCCACAGCGAGTTGCgatggtgcagcgcctcctgccacagcgcagtgGATACGTGGCACATGTACCGCGCCGCCGAAGTGAAGGCGGGTGTcgccggcagcgacagcgcagaggagagcTTCGTAAGTGACGTAGCCCCGCCCACAATTCCCTCTGGACTCACCACGGAGGCCTTCACACCGATGCAAGGCGACTCCCACACGGCGCCATCGGCTTTGGAGACGTCGCGCCATCCATCACGCAACACCACGCGACGCTGCACGTAGCTGGGTGCATTGGTGGTGTCGCCGCCCTCTACCGCCAGCCGCTGTAAGCTCGCCGTAGCGTACTCGTTCACCGTTGGAGCGAGCTGCGCCGTGTCCACGGTGTCGCGCGGCGAGTCGTCAGAACGacgctctgcagcagcgaatACGTACAGCTGTAGCAGCGCGCCAGTGAAGTTATTCTCGGCGCGCGCAACCTCGCGGTACGTCAGCCACGTCGCGCGCTGCGCATCCCGCAGCGGATAGCGCATTGGCTGGTCTGTTGAGGGTATGCCCATCACCACCaagtgctgcggctgcgtacTCTTGCTcttccgcagcgacgcgttggcgaggtggcgctgctgcgcgtacgACCGGCTCACCCAtgaccacagcggcagctccgcggcgACGTCCACGTCGTCCGTCACGCTCGCCATCGCAAACAGCATCGGCCCCATGAGGCCCAGCGGCGCAGATGTCGTCGCAAACACAGGAAGTCCTTTGGCCTCCTGATCTGGTCTACCGCCGGCCATTTCCCCATACCCCCCTGCGACCGCCGCACCGTACGTCACTCTGTCGAAGCACATCGTGCAGTTGTTGTCGATCACGCGTAGTGTCCACGATGGCAGCTGATCACTCCTCAGACGCACCTTaccgtcagcggcagcggcatcaaGGGCATGCTGTGCTGACGCCAGACGTTGCAATGCACTctcgtgctgcaccagcacagaAAACGTATCACGATCTGAGACAGTCGCCAGTTTCCTCTGT belongs to Leishmania braziliensis MHOM/BR/75/M2904 complete genome, chromosome 36 and includes:
- the SCG4 gene encoding phosphoglycan beta 1,3 galactosyltransferase 4 — translated: MAGGRPDQEAKGLPVFATTSAPLGLMGPMLFAMASVTDDVDVAAELPLWSWVSRSYAQQRHLANASLRKSKSTQPQHLVVMGIPSTDQPMRYPLRDAQRATWLTYREVARAENNFTGALLQLYVFAAAERRSDDSPRDTVDTAQLAPTVNEYATASLQRLAVEGGDTTNAPSYVQRRVVLRDGWRDVSKADGAVWESPCIGVKASVVSPEGIVGGATSLTKLSSALSLPATPAFTSAARYMCHVSTALWQEALHHRNSLWLDLLTDRHPTTNKKMGMSNSWGVPTEVGMSQKVVIWLNYAYTAFPDVPYLMKGDDDMYLKVPQYLSDLRYTQQGEWGRPRSLMATIPHGDVIPATLGIDGTKDCLYRVWRLYYGDIIYGNGVGYILDRRLVQAALNPFDGSNVLLLKLLTEPYNSSLHNEYLSLIMQYEDVLVGKQVKDHLGAVRQLCPGRRVCYMADRRSRAHQILRPVPSRLTWNSVITHFGMPAIPYYVHYFHKNELKVAEEAKRLIERGFDVNAIEANATKCMEDWVASQVPKTLVGLGSVLDLSWVRGKPRTTYVVAEGDDVAVYDVRYKRAKAHIAKCIWVSG